GACCTCGGCCAAGGTCAGCCCGTACTTCCAAGGCCTCGGCGACCGACGTCTCCCCGTTCACGAAGCTCAGGACCAACGCAAGCCGGCGCTTCGCCGTCCGTCGCTGCGCATCCTGCGGCACATCGGCCATCACGACCACCCCTCCGTGGTGCTTTCACCAGGTCGATCTGGGCGTGCGGGTTTCGGCCCATCGTGATCGCGTAGATCGGCGGATCGCGATCACTGGGATCGGCCGATCGTGATCGCTGAGATCGGGATCGTGATCAGGCAGATCGGTCATCGTGATCGCGCAGATCGGTCATCGTGATCACCCCGTGGTAGGCCCTCCCGAGCCGGGAGGGGTCGACCGAGCGCCGCGCGACGCTGGGTAGTCGGCACCTACACCCCTCCCGCCAGAGGAGGAGGGGTGATGGCGACGGAGCGACTATCCATGCGCAAGACGCGAGAGATTCTGCGCCAGAAGTGGCTGCTCGGGTGCAGCAACCGGGCCGTGGCCCAGAGCGTGGGCGTGAGTGTCGGGGCGGTCGGCGAGACGCTCCGCCGCGCCCGGCAGGTGGGACTGACGTGGGCCCAGGTGGTGGCGCTCGCAGACGACACCGCGCTCGAGGCGCGCCTGTACCCGCGGCCGCCGGGCACGGTCCGACCGCGGCCGCAGCCCGACTGCGTCTACCTCCACACCGAGCGGCGCAAGCCCGGCGTGACCCTCGAGCTCCTGCATCTCGAGTACCTCGAGCGGCACCCTGACGGCTACCGCTACACGCAGTTCTGCGACATCTATCGGCACTGGCTGCGGCGCCGGCGGCTCACCATGCGCCAGGTCCACCGCGGCGGCGAGAAGGGCTTCGTCGACTACGCGGGCAAGACGCCCTCCCTCACTGACCCCGCCACCGGGGAACGGATCCCCGTCGAGCTCTTCCTGATGGCGCTCGGCGCGTCGAGCTACACCTACGCCGAGGCGACCGCCAGCCAGCAGCTCGCGGACTGGATCGCGAGCCACACGCGCGCGTTCGCCTTCTATGGGGGCGTGCCGCGGGCCGTGGTCCCCGACCAGCTGCGGAGCGCGGTCACGATCCCGTGCCGCTACGAACCCGGCATCCAGCGCACCTACGCCGAGCTCGCCGCGCACTATGGCACGACGATCCTCCCCGCGCGGCCCGCGAAGCCGCGCGACAAGGCGATCGCGGAAGTCGGTGTCCAAGTCGCGGAACGGTGGATCGTGGCGCGCCTGCGGCACGAGACCTTCTACACGCTCGCGGCGCTCAACGAGCGGATCGCGGAACTCCTCGCGGCGCTCAACGCCAAGCCGATGCGGCACTACGGTGGCGCGAGCCGCCGCGATCTCTTCGAGCGCCTCGAGCGGCCGCACCTGCGCCCCCTCCCGGCCGAGCCCTTCGAGTACGCCGAGTGGCTCACGGCCGGCGTCAACGTCGACTACCACGTCGCCGTCGACCACCACTTCTACTCGGTCCCGTATACCCTCGTCCCACTCCACGAGCGCCTCGACGTGCGCCTGACAGCGACGGCGGTCGAGATCTTCCACCGCGGCCAGCGGGTCGCCGCGCACCGCCGCAGCTTCGAGCGCGG
This window of the Deltaproteobacteria bacterium genome carries:
- a CDS encoding IS21 family transposase, with the translated sequence MATERLSMRKTREILRQKWLLGCSNRAVAQSVGVSVGAVGETLRRARQVGLTWAQVVALADDTALEARLYPRPPGTVRPRPQPDCVYLHTERRKPGVTLELLHLEYLERHPDGYRYTQFCDIYRHWLRRRRLTMRQVHRGGEKGFVDYAGKTPSLTDPATGERIPVELFLMALGASSYTYAEATASQQLADWIASHTRAFAFYGGVPRAVVPDQLRSAVTIPCRYEPGIQRTYAELAAHYGTTILPARPAKPRDKAIAEVGVQVAERWIVARLRHETFYTLAALNERIAELLAALNAKPMRHYGGASRRDLFERLERPHLRPLPAEPFEYAEWLTAGVNVDYHVAVDHHFYSVPYTLVPLHERLDVRLTATAVEIFHRGQRVAAHRRSFERGRHTTLTAHMPKAHQAHAGWRPSRFVDWATTIGPQTAALVTAILADRPHPEQGYRSCLGILRLAKRYDPARLEAACGRALAAGARSYRHVAAILKRGLDRVPPGAPPAAAPVVHENIRGRDYYH